The genomic region GCTAGCAAAGGCAATTGCAAATGAAGCTGGTGCAAGTTTCATTAATGTCTCAATGTCAACCATCACATCAAAATGGTTTGGAGAGGATGAAAAGAATGTCCGAGCTAAGGTTGCCCCAACAATTATCTTTGTTGATGAGGTTGACAGCATGCTTGGACAGAGGACTAGAGTAGGAGAGCATGAGGCTATGAGgaagattaaaaatgaattcaTGACACACTGGGATGGGCTATTAACAGGACCTAATGAGCAAATTTTGGTTCTTGCAGCAACCAACAGGCCATTTGACCTTGATGAAGCTATCATAAGACGGTTTGAGAGAAGGTAGGACCACACCTTTGTCTTATTGTTTGCATGATCATGTGTTGCTTCTATTCAGCAACAACATTTTTGCAATCAGAACAAAGGCTGCATCTCTCCATCATTATGATGAGCATATGTTTGACcataagaaaacaagaaaattcaTAACAAGTGGTCATTTCATCAATTTCCTTTTGAGGTGTCTATTCTTGTTTTCTATATAGCTGACAATACCATATGCCCCCCCTTGAAGACAGATATCTTTCTGTAGCTTGCCTTAACTCTTTTAGCAACAGTTCTTGCCTCTTTGGCATTTAAATTGTTCACAAATTGAGTCTGTCAGATGTCTTTTATGGATACAATAAAATCAAGTGTTTTCAACTGTGCAACATCAATATTTAATGCTTTTTAGTTCAACTATTATTGCTCTTGTAACTTGTGAATCATAACTCTCACCTTTTTATTGTTGAGCAGGATCTTGGTTGGTCTTCCATCTGTTGAGAACAGGGAAATGATCTTGAAGACTCTTTTGGctaaagaaaaacatgaaaacttAGACTTCAAAGAGCTGGCAACCATGACAGAAGGATATACTGGAAGTGATCTTAAGGTGAATTTTGGTGGCAATTTactggttttatttttttttgggaaaataaATTGATGTTAATTTCTGTGAACAGAATTTGTGCATCACTGTGGCTTATCGACCTGTTAGAGAGCTAATACAGCAAGAGAGAATGAAGGACATGGTAGTTGTTAAACAACTTCTACTATTTTAAGTTTAACATCTATGTCCATGCAAACTTTGGTATGAGCTTAACTAAATATCTATTGCACGATAtattaggaaaagaagaaaagagaagcaGAAGGCCAAAGTTCTGAAGATGCTTCAAACAATAAAGATaaggaagaacaagaaattaCCCTGAGGCCTTTAAACATGGAAGACATGAGAGAGGCTAAGACTCAGGTAgggtgaatttaaaatttcactcAAATGGCTATGGAGTACTTGATTTGGGCATTTGTACAATACTGCATGAAGTATTTAAAAGTGGATATTTGTTAAAATCGAGGAATTAAAAAATGCTGGTTCAATTGAATACGGTGATGGATATACGGCACTAGAGTCATCTGATCCATTTTTATTTCCGCTTAAAATGGTAACATGTACATGTAAGTTGTAACCAAGGATTTCATACTAACAATTTCACACAAGTGGAAGAAGGAAAGTGTGTATTTCCAATAGAATATCTTTTCCCATGTACATGAACTTACAGATATCTGATTAAATGCAGGTGGCTGCAAGTTTTGCATCAGAAGGATCCGTAATGAATGAGTTGAAGCACTGGAATGATTTGTATGGTGAAGGAGGTTCAAGGAAGAAACAACAGCTCACTTACTTCCTTTAGATTGTGAAATGctacttttatttttggatttgtgaCAATTCATTCTCAATGATACCTTTAACAAAGGAAGGAGTCCTTCATCAGAGATGTTGAACTCAAAGCATACCCAAATGTCTCACTATATCCCAAATGTCATAGAGATATCGTGATTCCCAGAAAAGCACAAGTTCTACCACACACATCTATTCTCTAAAGGACGTGTGGATCGTCATGCACTATGTTTGGGAATGGGTTCTCGGTTTTCGTTTGGATTGTCTACAAACAAATGAGCACCTGTATTATGGATttatattatgtcatgcatGGTTTTGGAAGATGCAATGGTTTTGTAGGAAGTAGGAATATTTTACACCAAACATTTTAGGTACGCTGTATTATATAATCAGAATTTTGTAAATTGATTGTGCAACTGTACtgcttaataattaaaattagaaagctTCTATCTTATCTAATTGTAACAGACAACTTTATAAATGTTGCTGCCTTGTACTCAAATTgtgtttaaaataaacaacttatTAATTCATTCTCTATATGGTATCAGTCTAAGCTTATTCGTGACCTTGAAGGCTACGTCATTTTGGCAAAACACCTTGCCCTCTTTTGATGAGATATTTGTTAAATTGCAGAACTATGAGATGTATCTCAAGCGTGATGAGCACTTCAACTAGCATTACCCATCTGTGCCAACTTTGCCAATCACCGCATGATAACTCTGGAATTCGAGGTCCAGAATCCTCCTTACAAGAATTAAGAAGAGAAGATAAGAAGGTAAGGAAAGCTTGAATATTCTCATTGCCTCGTAATTATTATTACATGGTATTATATAGATGGTTTCCTAACAGAATAGTGCTGAGCTGGCTAAGTAGGAATCATTCTAGAATATAGAATAACAGAATAGTGCTGAGCTGGCTAAGTAGGAATCATTCTAGAATATAGAATAACAGAATTGGTTATGtatttctcttaacaatttccTATTAAGTATGAGGCTGAGTGTGTGAGGCTGTTATGTAATTCTTTCTAAACGTAGTCCTTTAAGTAGCTGGGTTTAGtaatccttcttttgggcctttcTTCTCCCTGCACCCCCTCATTCTTCTTTTGAGCTGAACTctgatcttcttcttcctcggtaACTTCTTCTTCATACCCTGTACCTGTATCACCGCTGCTCACATCAGTCTACCAGAGGGTGCAATTAGCATTACCCATCTGGCAAGCATCATAGATCGTCCTACTCCAACACTATTTGCCAACTCTGCTCCAAGAAGGGACACAGTGCTCACACCTGTCACTGTTAAGTTTTGCTTTTACAGATTGTTGAAGTAACAACCCAATTTCCACCTAGTCCAAACAACTTTGCCCAAGTTTAAGATCAGTTTTTGCTGCAGTAATTCACATTGAATTCCTTGGCAATGCATCCTTTTAATCTCATATAACTTATTTCCTTAAATGAAATCATGAGACTAATGTACAAAAGCACAACAAAATCCCTAGATCAAACACGGTTTTCTATTTCTACATAATCAAAGAGCATGACCCAAAAATCAAGAAACAATAACCAAACATCTTAATTCCCATTATTGTGAAGATTCATCAACTTCATACAAAACAACTAGTTCAGATTTAAAGGCTAAACTACAAACAAAATGcttagaaagtaaaaaggaaaataaactaGATGGATCACAATCACAATTGGCTCCCTCAAGCTCTAGAAGCCTTCCTTAATTCTCTCTCGGTCTCCAAATCCAACTGTGAGAGATGCCTTCTCACCTCCAAAAGTGTCTCTTTGCATTTTCCACCTCAACAAGCTGGCACCTAGAATTCAGAATTTTTccaccaaaaattaaaatatctatcCTTCAAAATATTTCCTCAACTAgaagtaataaaagaataaataaaaaattgaaatgccaAGAAAATTACCAAGACTAAAAGCTATATAAAGAAGTAGAAAATGAGATAGAAAAACTACCTCAATCTTATTCTCTATTTTACACTTAATAACTTACgaggaggaaaaaaatatatcaagaaaacaaatatacgTTATTTATATTGAGTTATTATTTAGCGATTAGAAAATAGGGTAAAGTATTGAACATTTATAGTAATAGTGGAAATCATCAATATTTTAGGATTAAGTATTGAACATCAATAATTATTAGTTTAATGATTTTACAATAACAATATAGttttatatatactattaattaatcttGATATAAGTTTTGTAAAACTTCACAAACTTATCATATACACATGCACCAGTaaataattgaatgataatataaaataatttaatattgttagtacacaaattattttctctaattatatctttattttattttattatcataaaaaaatttcatccaaaaatttaaaagattacaTAGGAcatagttttattaaaataaagtattgaATATAAACACTATCACCCAACCACTCAACCTAGCAAGAAATCATGACCCTACTTAATTAGCATGCTACATTTACACATTTAGTTATTCATGGTTaataaatctcattttttttctataatttaagaAAGCAACTTAGCCATTGTACCACAAAAATAAtatctcttttaatatatatatatatatatatatatatatatatatatatatatatatatattcatatccTCTCTGAAATAAACTTAATTAGTTTAACTAATCTTGCATATAACTTAGGGATCTAACTTTCTAGTAGCTATTGACTTGAAATTATCCCATAtctcttcaaaattaattatattaaaaatatttaaaagttatgaaactttactatcacaattcaaaattataatacatatgAAATCTTTcatatgtataaattatatgGAAAGCAAAAGAAACTATATATATGGAAGGgctacaatattattattacctGTTAAGCTTCAGCCATGCACTTTTGATATTTTACTAGCAAATACTGCTACCTTAACATAAATATTGTTTGATAGATTGTTCAAGAACTTGAAATAGGCATGTCTCCAAGAACGCTTGAATAAGATTGAGCCAAACACCACCCAAAAGCTTATAACAAATCCAAATGTCATACTCATGTAAAATTCACGACTCAAAAGTGAATATTCATCCTCTTGAACTTCAACATTGGGTTTTTGTGTTGGTCTCTCATCAATACAAAATTTTTCAAGTGGCGGTCCACAAAGATCAAGATTATCTTCATAACTCGAGGCATTGAAACTCTGTAACTGTGTGCTGGTTGGAATTTTTCCAGTTAGATGGTTATGTGACAAATCTAACACGCTGAGCCAATAAATTTGAGTAAGACTCGGAGGAATTGAACCAACCAACTGGTTTCTTGACAAATCAAGAGATTCAAGTGATGTTAGCTTTCCAATATTTGAAGGAATCTTTCCGGCCAAATGGTTTCTTGATAAATTCAATAAAACCAATCCAAATAAATCCTCTATTTCCAGTGGAATTTCTCCAGAAAAGTGATTGCTTGAGAGATCAATGCTTTTTAAAAGTAGTAACACATTATTTTTGAACATTTGTTCTGAACCTTTCCACATCAAGAGTGCATTCAAATCATATGTAGAATTAAGAGAAATGCCCATGGTATTGACAAGATATGAATGACCTTGATAATCTCTTGAAGATGTCTTTTGAGTCAT from Glycine soja cultivar W05 chromosome 16, ASM419377v2, whole genome shotgun sequence harbors:
- the LOC114390914 gene encoding ATPase family AAA domain-containing protein 1-A-like; translation: MKCDSQAPENKSETEKSIPVTKKDGENPTPAKAEVPDKEFEKRIRPEVIPANEIGVTFADIGALDEIKESLQELVMLPLRRPDLFKGGLLKRCRGILLFGPPGTGKTMLAKAIANEAGASFINVSMSTITSKWFGEDEKNVRAKVAPTIIFVDEVDSMLGQRTRVGEHEAMRKIKNEFMTHWDGLLTGPNEQILVLAATNRPFDLDEAIIRRFERRILVGLPSVENREMILKTLLAKEKHENLDFKELATMTEGYTGSDLKNLCITVAYRPVRELIQQERMKDMEKKKREAEGQSSEDASNNKDKEEQEITLRPLNMEDMREAKTQVG